The following coding sequences lie in one Microvirga sp. 17 mud 1-3 genomic window:
- a CDS encoding MarR family winged helix-turn-helix transcriptional regulator — translation MTSPFPPPAHAAVDPLRVWFRFIRLHRRATNTVATELKALGLSIPQFDLLSTLTEQEGLSQQELAERLYVTKGNVSGLLDRMVEADLVERRAIPGDRRSNALYLTPKGRALAERGIAAQRSYVEGTLGSLPPEDLADLERIVLAWRDRARAAEEETLTRTGR, via the coding sequence TTGACGTCCCCCTTTCCGCCTCCCGCGCACGCCGCCGTCGATCCGCTCCGGGTCTGGTTCCGTTTCATCCGGCTGCACCGGCGCGCCACGAACACGGTCGCGACGGAACTCAAGGCCCTGGGTCTCTCCATTCCACAATTCGACCTGCTCTCCACCCTGACCGAACAGGAGGGCCTCAGCCAGCAGGAGTTGGCCGAGCGTCTCTATGTGACCAAGGGCAACGTATCGGGCCTCCTCGACCGGATGGTGGAGGCCGATCTGGTGGAGCGTCGCGCCATTCCGGGAGACCGCAGGTCCAACGCCCTCTATCTGACACCAAAGGGGCGCGCGCTCGCGGAGCGCGGCATCGCGGCACAGCGTTCCTATGTAGAGGGCACCCTCGGATCCCTGCCCCCGGAGGATCTGGCCGACCTGGAGCGCATCGTTCTGGCCTGGCGCGACCGGGCACGGGCGGCCGAAGAGGAAACGCTCACCCGGACCGGGCGCTGA
- a CDS encoding L,D-transpeptidase, producing the protein MRLSSLSLVFAAAAVLAGCTFKGVPDPQVSSRDSEWMALVPKAQEDLRYGRYLMDDPTGEAPGTVVVDTKERFLYYVMPGKKVIRYGVAVGDEAYGWTGTARVARKAEWPDWNPPAEMKARWPHVRFTKGGPENPLGARALYLFEGNKDTLYRIHGTNEPEKIGLAVSSGCIRMRNIDVVDLYNRVDVNAKVIVR; encoded by the coding sequence ATGCGTCTTTCAAGCCTATCCCTCGTCTTCGCCGCCGCGGCGGTTCTCGCCGGCTGCACGTTCAAGGGCGTTCCCGACCCACAGGTTTCGTCCCGCGACAGCGAATGGATGGCCTTGGTCCCGAAGGCTCAGGAGGATCTGCGCTACGGGCGCTACCTGATGGACGACCCGACGGGCGAGGCGCCCGGAACGGTGGTGGTCGATACCAAGGAGCGGTTTCTCTACTACGTGATGCCCGGCAAGAAGGTGATCCGCTACGGCGTCGCAGTCGGCGACGAGGCCTATGGCTGGACCGGGACGGCCCGAGTCGCCCGCAAGGCCGAGTGGCCGGACTGGAACCCGCCGGCCGAGATGAAGGCGCGCTGGCCGCACGTGAGGTTCACGAAGGGTGGTCCGGAGAACCCCTTGGGCGCCCGGGCGCTTTATCTCTTCGAAGGGAACAAGGATACGCTCTACCGCATCCACGGCACGAACGAGCCGGAGAAGATCGGCCTTGCCGTCTCGTCCGGTTGCATCCGGATGCGCAACATCGACGTGGTCGATCTCTACAACCGCGTCGACGTGAACGCGAAGGTCATCGTCCGTTAA
- a CDS encoding DUF898 family protein, which yields MSFSGRGGEFLRLLVTGSLFQIPTFGFYRFWLLTKLRRHLWSNTQVAGESFEYIGSAKELLIGFLIALAVLTPIYLGYFILGLILEEQQALASLPLVLILYVLAHFGVYRARRYRASRTVFRGVRFWMTGRGWAYAFRAILWDIATVLTLGLALPWASASLERYRMRHTYYGNVQGDFVGTGWTLFKRGIGLWALGLALTIGTPTIFALMPKRAPETASFWGILVPLSVVLVFLALWPIAMAIFARWQLEGVRFGQAAISSDLRIGAFYGIFLKTILSALAFVLCFGLVVCVIGYVFREALIPMLGSFNAILTQGEADASDLGTELANAGIVVAVGMLAYLVLFLGLGVIQRYFMGRGLWAVIVGSLSVSNLETLASAVAAGRPAGVLGEGLADALDFNVGI from the coding sequence ATGTCCTTCTCAGGCCGGGGAGGCGAGTTCCTGAGGCTCCTCGTCACCGGCAGCCTTTTCCAGATTCCGACCTTCGGCTTCTATCGGTTCTGGCTCCTCACGAAGCTGCGTCGGCATCTGTGGTCCAACACGCAGGTTGCGGGTGAGAGCTTCGAGTATATCGGCTCGGCCAAGGAGCTCCTGATCGGTTTCCTCATCGCCCTCGCGGTCCTGACGCCGATCTATCTCGGATATTTCATTCTCGGGCTGATCCTCGAGGAGCAGCAGGCGCTGGCCAGCCTGCCGCTCGTCCTGATCCTCTATGTACTTGCCCATTTCGGCGTCTATCGCGCCCGCCGCTACCGCGCGAGCCGCACGGTTTTTCGCGGCGTCCGCTTCTGGATGACGGGGCGCGGCTGGGCTTACGCCTTCCGGGCGATCCTGTGGGACATCGCGACGGTCCTGACCCTCGGTCTTGCATTGCCCTGGGCCTCCGCGTCGCTCGAACGCTACCGGATGCGGCACACCTATTATGGAAATGTTCAGGGGGATTTCGTCGGGACCGGCTGGACCCTGTTCAAGCGCGGAATAGGGCTGTGGGCGCTCGGACTCGCCTTGACCATCGGCACTCCGACGATCTTCGCCCTCATGCCGAAGCGGGCGCCCGAGACGGCGAGTTTCTGGGGGATCCTCGTTCCGTTGTCGGTCGTCCTCGTGTTCCTCGCGCTCTGGCCCATCGCAATGGCCATCTTCGCGCGCTGGCAGCTGGAGGGCGTCCGTTTCGGACAGGCCGCAATATCCAGCGATCTACGGATCGGCGCCTTCTACGGCATCTTTCTCAAGACGATCCTCTCGGCGCTGGCCTTCGTGCTTTGCTTCGGCCTTGTGGTCTGCGTCATCGGTTATGTCTTCCGGGAGGCGCTGATTCCCATGCTGGGCAGCTTCAACGCGATCCTGACGCAAGGCGAGGCGGATGCCTCCGACCTGGGGACGGAACTGGCGAATGCCGGGATCGTGGTCGCGGTGGGGATGCTGGCCTATCTCGTCCTGTTCCTCGGCCTTGGCGTCATCCAGCGCTATTTCATGGGCCGTGGCCTATGGGCGGTGATCGTCGGGTCCCTGTCCGTCTCGAATCTCGAAACCCTCGCCAGCGCCGTTGCGGCGGGGCGTCCCGCTGGGGTTCTGGGCGAAGGCCTTGCGGACGCGCTCGACTTCAACGTAGGGATCTGA
- the ribB gene encoding 3,4-dihydroxy-2-butanone-4-phosphate synthase: MKLADWLSRKRVSRVEFARRIGVTPAAVTQLCNNDHAWMSRDTAALIARETRGAVTPNDFLPTPLKEGRMLHSVTEAIEAFARGEIVIVTDDDDRENEGDLIVAASLCTPEKMAFIIRNTCGIVCAPLTAAEARRLRLDPMVASNDAPLGTAFTVTVDVKHGLTTGISAEQRTNTVRALANNNMGAGDFVRPGHVFPLVAKDGGVLMRSGHTEAAVDLCRLAGLPPVGVICELANDDGTVMKGEQISAFAEKHGLKRISVADLIAYRQAREKLVERIATFPVETEWGTLTGYAYSTPFDSVQHMALVHGRIGDGTDIPVRLHRANALTDVFEGGKTIAAALRRFAKEGKGVLVYLRDGTAGVPTTSFSDSESTASEAMRSSQWREVGLGAQILKDLGVVSIRNLATTSRSYVGLSGFGIELLGEESLDQ, encoded by the coding sequence ATGAAGCTTGCCGATTGGCTGTCCCGTAAACGTGTCTCCCGGGTGGAATTCGCCCGACGGATCGGCGTCACGCCGGCGGCCGTCACGCAGCTGTGCAACAACGACCATGCCTGGATGTCCCGGGATACCGCCGCGCTCATCGCGCGGGAGACCCGCGGCGCCGTCACTCCCAATGATTTCCTGCCGACGCCCCTGAAGGAGGGTCGCATGCTCCATTCCGTCACCGAAGCCATCGAGGCCTTCGCCCGGGGCGAGATCGTCATCGTCACGGACGACGACGACCGCGAGAACGAGGGCGACCTCATCGTCGCGGCCTCCCTCTGCACGCCCGAGAAAATGGCGTTCATCATTCGGAACACCTGCGGCATCGTCTGCGCGCCGCTCACGGCTGCCGAGGCGCGGCGCCTTCGCCTCGATCCGATGGTCGCCTCCAATGACGCGCCGCTCGGCACCGCCTTCACGGTGACGGTGGACGTGAAGCATGGCCTCACGACCGGCATTTCGGCCGAGCAGCGCACCAATACGGTGCGGGCGCTTGCCAACAACAATATGGGCGCGGGCGATTTCGTGCGTCCGGGCCATGTCTTCCCGCTCGTCGCCAAGGATGGCGGCGTGCTCATGCGCTCCGGCCATACGGAAGCCGCCGTCGATCTCTGCCGCCTCGCCGGTCTGCCGCCCGTGGGCGTGATCTGCGAACTCGCCAACGATGACGGCACGGTCATGAAGGGCGAACAGATTTCGGCTTTCGCCGAAAAGCACGGGCTGAAGCGCATCTCGGTCGCGGACCTCATCGCCTATCGGCAGGCGCGGGAGAAGCTCGTCGAGCGCATCGCGACCTTCCCGGTCGAGACCGAGTGGGGCACCCTGACGGGCTACGCCTATTCGACGCCCTTCGACAGCGTCCAGCACATGGCGCTGGTGCATGGCCGCATCGGCGACGGCACCGACATCCCCGTGCGCCTTCATCGGGCCAACGCCCTGACGGACGTGTTCGAAGGCGGCAAGACCATCGCGGCCGCCCTGAGGCGCTTCGCCAAAGAGGGCAAGGGCGTTCTGGTCTATCTGCGCGACGGCACTGCCGGCGTGCCGACCACGAGCTTCTCCGACAGCGAGAGCACCGCGTCCGAAGCCATGCGCTCCAGCCAGTGGCGCGAGGTGGGCCTTGGGGCACAGATCCTGAAGGATCTCGGCGTCGTCTCGATCCGCAACCTCGCGACCACGAGCAGGTCCTATGTGGGCTTGAGCGGTTTCGGGATCGAGCTGCTGGGCGAGGAATCCCTCGACCAGTAA
- the aroC gene encoding chorismate synthase, which translates to MSHNTFGHLFRVTTFGESHGPALGCVIDGCPPMIPLDVSEIQAELDRRRPGQSRFTTQRREPDEVKILSGVFVDERTGRQVTTGTPIALLIENVDQRSKDYSEIKNSYRPGHADFTYDVKYGIRDYRGGGRSSARETAARVAAGAVARKVLPGVTIRGALVQMGPHPINRDRWDWDEVGRNPFFSPDAEAAAFYADYLDGLRREGSSIGAVIEIVAEGVPPGLGAPIYGKLDSELASALMSINAVKGVEIGDGFAAAALRGEENADEMRPGNAGAPTFLSNHAGGVLGGISTGQSLVCRFAVKPTSSILTPRSSVTRSGGEAEVLTKGRHDPCVGIRAVPVGEAMVACVLADQFLRHRAQVGQSIPWPFQN; encoded by the coding sequence ATGTCCCACAACACCTTCGGTCACCTCTTCCGCGTCACCACCTTCGGCGAGAGCCACGGCCCGGCCCTCGGCTGCGTCATCGACGGCTGCCCGCCGATGATCCCGCTCGACGTGTCGGAGATCCAGGCGGAGCTCGATCGCCGCCGGCCCGGCCAGTCCCGGTTCACCACCCAGCGGCGCGAGCCGGACGAGGTGAAGATCCTCTCGGGCGTCTTCGTGGACGAGCGGACCGGACGGCAGGTCACGACCGGGACGCCCATCGCGCTCCTCATCGAGAACGTGGACCAGCGCTCGAAGGATTATTCCGAGATCAAGAACAGCTACCGGCCCGGCCATGCGGACTTCACCTATGACGTGAAGTACGGCATCCGCGATTACCGGGGCGGCGGGCGTTCCTCCGCGCGCGAGACCGCCGCGCGGGTCGCGGCGGGCGCTGTCGCCCGCAAGGTCCTGCCCGGCGTGACGATCCGCGGTGCCCTCGTGCAGATGGGCCCGCACCCGATCAACCGGGACCGCTGGGACTGGGACGAGGTGGGCCGGAACCCCTTCTTCTCGCCTGACGCGGAGGCGGCCGCCTTCTATGCGGATTATCTCGACGGCCTGCGCCGGGAAGGCTCCTCCATCGGCGCCGTGATCGAAATCGTGGCCGAGGGCGTGCCCCCGGGGCTCGGCGCTCCCATCTACGGTAAGCTCGACTCCGAGCTCGCCTCCGCGCTCATGTCGATCAACGCCGTCAAGGGCGTCGAGATCGGAGACGGTTTCGCGGCCGCGGCCCTGCGGGGCGAGGAGAATGCCGACGAGATGCGCCCCGGCAATGCGGGCGCGCCGACCTTCCTGTCGAACCATGCGGGCGGCGTGCTCGGCGGCATCTCGACGGGGCAGTCCCTGGTCTGCCGCTTCGCCGTGAAGCCGACTTCGTCGATCCTTACGCCGCGGTCCAGCGTCACCCGCTCCGGCGGAGAGGCGGAGGTCCTCACCAAGGGTCGGCATGACCCCTGCGTGGGCATTCGCGCCGTTCCGGTCGGGGAGGCGATGGTGGCCTGTGTTCTGGCTGACCAGTTCCTGCGCCACAGGGCGCAGGTGGGGCAGTCGATCCCCTGGCCATTCCAGAATTGA
- a CDS encoding histone deacetylase family protein gives MSTLYITHPAALDHQTPLGHPERPERIRAIEGVLEKERFASLIREQAPMAEMESLTLAHPEHYVVGLRDIAPREGLVRIDEDTVMSPGTFEAALRGAGGAVLAVDEVMTGRVENAFVAMRPPGHHAERTRAMGFCFFNNAAIAARHAQSRHGAQRVAILDWDVHHGNGTQDILWRDPTVMYCSTHEMPLYPGTGAASERGECDTIVNAPLAPGSDGAVFRDAMESLVLPRIEAFAPDLIVISAGFDAHWRDPLASLNFTEADFAWATVKMMDLADRFCGGRLVSVLEGGYDLEGLSRSTAAHMDALMGRDVRI, from the coding sequence ATGTCCACGCTCTACATTACCCATCCGGCCGCCCTCGATCACCAGACGCCCCTCGGGCATCCCGAAAGGCCGGAGCGCATCCGCGCCATCGAGGGCGTGCTGGAGAAGGAGCGATTTGCATCGCTCATCCGCGAGCAGGCCCCCATGGCCGAGATGGAAAGCCTGACCCTCGCCCATCCCGAGCATTACGTGGTGGGACTGCGCGACATCGCCCCCCGGGAGGGTCTGGTCCGGATCGACGAGGATACCGTCATGTCTCCCGGCACCTTCGAGGCGGCGCTCCGCGGCGCGGGCGGGGCCGTCCTGGCCGTGGACGAGGTCATGACCGGCAGGGTCGAGAATGCCTTCGTGGCCATGCGTCCGCCGGGGCATCATGCGGAGCGGACCCGGGCCATGGGCTTCTGCTTCTTCAATAACGCGGCCATCGCGGCCCGCCATGCCCAAAGCCGGCACGGGGCGCAACGGGTCGCGATTCTCGATTGGGACGTGCATCACGGGAACGGCACCCAGGACATCCTCTGGCGCGACCCGACGGTGATGTACTGCTCGACCCACGAGATGCCGCTCTATCCCGGAACAGGAGCGGCCTCCGAGCGCGGCGAATGCGACACCATTGTCAATGCGCCGCTCGCACCGGGCAGCGATGGCGCCGTCTTCCGTGACGCGATGGAAAGTCTCGTCCTGCCGCGCATCGAGGCCTTCGCGCCGGACCTGATCGTAATTTCCGCTGGCTTCGACGCCCATTGGCGCGATCCGCTCGCGAGCCTCAACTTCACGGAAGCCGATTTCGCCTGGGCGACCGTGAAGATGATGGACTTGGCGGACAGGTTCTGCGGCGGACGGCTCGTCTCGGTCCTCGAGGGCGGCTACGACCTCGAGGGCCTGTCGAGATCCACCGCGGCCCATATGGATGCGCTCATGGGCCGGGACGTGCGGATCTGA
- a CDS encoding cadherin domain-containing protein has product MATTYIVTPQTSLETTADNTPARPMDGADLLFVDAGAYIKANGAGSFGVYVQTAATAAAPTSLTINGEVYSKQDAAIASAGPSHIVIGAGGNVHSDLNRAFSLKSSTVSLIGSSIIENSGLVSGSDGAPVIAFSGDRSTDSLVLTNTGTIENLVSVLHPDTMSLWSIYASLGDDVITNSGTIKGAIHLSNGNDTYHGEQGSVLFGYIFLGEGQDSAYGGAGTEVFLGGFGDDLIDGGGGLDTVAFDQAATVDLRLTTAQNTGEGMDTLIHIENLRGSDGKDTLIGDEGANRLEGRHGDDTLTGNGGNDVLLPGAGNNVVDGGAGIDTVSYEDRTYGVIIDLSLAGPQAVGPNHTDTLQNIENVIGGEAGDLLKGDAGDNVLTGGKGDDTLDGRGGVNTAVFSGKAADYSIQSLEGGGLFFKVQDKVSGRDGTDTLSNIRFAQFADKTLTLYNSPPDQLALSASSVAENTPAGTTVAMVSATDMDGDAITYALTDPTGTFKIDGTKLVLLKALDYETGPHAYELTLMGVDSYGATSVRTVTFAVTDVDDTPAPPPANGGGSSGGGGGGSSGGGGGGGTPTGPVALSLRGTSRADRLTGADGNDVIKGLAGNDVLKGLAGNDKLYGGAGKDVLYGGAGQDIFVFDAKFNKKTNLDKIADFNVKDDTLWLENSLFKANKSLYAAIKKGSEAKPAKMASKFFTVGDKAKDANDFFIYDKKTGVLSYDADGSGSKAAVEIATLKKGLKLTEKDFFFV; this is encoded by the coding sequence ATGGCCACTACCTATATCGTGACGCCCCAGACCTCCCTTGAGACGACGGCCGACAATACCCCGGCCCGGCCGATGGACGGGGCCGATCTGCTCTTCGTCGACGCAGGCGCCTATATCAAGGCGAACGGGGCGGGGTCATTTGGCGTCTATGTCCAGACCGCCGCGACAGCCGCCGCTCCGACGAGCCTTACAATCAATGGTGAGGTCTACTCCAAGCAGGATGCTGCGATTGCCTCAGCCGGTCCTTCGCACATCGTTATAGGGGCAGGCGGGAATGTTCACTCAGACTTGAACCGGGCGTTCTCTTTAAAATCGAGCACCGTCAGCCTCATCGGCTCCTCGATCATTGAGAACTCGGGCCTTGTCTCAGGCTCTGACGGGGCACCCGTAATCGCATTCTCCGGTGACCGGTCAACCGATAGCCTCGTGCTGACCAATACGGGAACTATCGAGAATCTAGTCTCGGTCCTGCATCCTGACACGATGTCGCTATGGAGCATTTACGCCTCGCTCGGGGATGACGTGATCACCAACAGCGGAACGATCAAGGGCGCAATTCACCTCTCAAATGGGAACGATACGTACCATGGGGAGCAGGGTAGTGTTCTCTTCGGGTATATCTTTCTGGGAGAGGGGCAGGATAGTGCCTATGGCGGGGCCGGCACCGAGGTCTTCTTAGGTGGCTTCGGCGACGACCTGATCGACGGCGGCGGCGGCCTCGACACTGTCGCCTTCGACCAGGCCGCGACGGTCGACCTGCGCCTCACCACCGCGCAGAACACCGGCGAGGGGATGGATACGCTGATCCATATCGAGAACCTGCGCGGGTCGGACGGAAAGGACACCCTCATCGGCGACGAGGGCGCCAACCGCCTCGAGGGGCGACACGGTGACGATACCCTGACCGGCAATGGCGGCAACGACGTCCTCCTGCCCGGAGCGGGCAACAACGTCGTGGATGGCGGCGCCGGCATCGATACGGTCTCGTATGAAGACCGAACATATGGCGTGATCATCGATCTCAGCCTGGCGGGGCCGCAGGCGGTCGGGCCGAACCATACCGATACGCTGCAGAACATCGAGAACGTCATCGGCGGAGAAGCCGGCGACCTGCTGAAAGGCGATGCCGGCGACAATGTCCTGACCGGGGGCAAAGGCGACGACACCCTCGACGGCCGCGGCGGCGTCAACACGGCGGTCTTCTCCGGCAAAGCCGCCGATTACTCTATTCAAAGCCTGGAGGGGGGAGGACTCTTTTTCAAGGTGCAGGACAAAGTGTCCGGCCGCGACGGCACCGATACGCTCAGCAACATCCGCTTTGCCCAGTTCGCCGACAAGACGCTCACGCTCTACAATTCCCCGCCCGATCAGCTGGCGCTGTCGGCCTCCTCGGTGGCCGAGAACACTCCGGCCGGCACGACGGTCGCCATGGTCTCGGCCACGGATATGGACGGCGATGCCATCACCTATGCGCTGACCGATCCGACCGGCACGTTCAAGATCGACGGTACGAAGCTCGTGCTGCTCAAGGCGCTCGATTACGAGACCGGCCCGCACGCCTACGAGCTCACCCTCATGGGCGTGGACTCGTATGGCGCCACCTCCGTTCGCACAGTGACCTTCGCCGTGACCGACGTTGACGATACGCCTGCTCCGCCCCCGGCCAACGGTGGTGGCTCGTCTGGCGGAGGCGGAGGCGGTTCGTCCGGCGGGGGCGGAGGTGGCGGCACGCCTACCGGCCCGGTGGCGCTGAGCCTGCGCGGCACGTCCCGGGCGGACCGGCTCACCGGCGCGGACGGCAACGATGTAATCAAGGGCCTCGCCGGCAACGATGTGCTCAAGGGGCTGGCCGGCAACGACAAGCTCTACGGCGGGGCCGGCAAGGACGTGCTGTATGGCGGCGCAGGCCAGGACATCTTTGTGTTCGATGCCAAGTTCAACAAGAAGACCAACCTCGACAAGATCGCCGACTTCAATGTGAAGGACGACACGCTCTGGCTGGAGAACAGCCTGTTCAAGGCCAACAAGAGCCTCTATGCGGCGATCAAGAAGGGCAGCGAGGCCAAGCCGGCGAAGATGGCGAGCAAGTTCTTCACGGTGGGCGACAAGGCCAAGGATGCCAACGACTTCTTCATCTACGACAAGAAGACGGGCGTGCTGTCCTATGATGCCGACGGGTCCGGGTCGAAGGCAGCGGTGGAGATTGCGACCCTCAAGAAGGGCCTCAAGCTGACCGAAAAGGACTTCTTCTTCGTCTGA